The Bradyrhizobium sp. CCBAU 051011 DNA segment TCGTCAGTTGAGCGAACTGGCTTTCTCAATGGAGCTCTCATCGTATCGCGGAAGCGTGACGGGGGGCCTCTCGGGGACCGACAGGCCGATCACGCTGCGCAACCTCACTCGACCACATCGGAAATGGCGACGCCGAAATCCGGAGACCGCAACCAGCTTATCTGGCTCGGACCTCCGGATTTCCGACTGCACGGGTTAGGCAGCCTTGCCGGGTGCGGGGGCCTTGTTCGGTCCGGGGCTCGCGCTCGGCGGAGTGCCTGTCTTGATATCGATTGTCTTGGTGGTCTTCACGGCCTTGGCGGGCTTCTTGATAGCGAGATGCAGCACGCCCTTGTCGAAATGAGCTTCGACGGCTCCCTCTTCCGGCTCGAAGGGCAGGGACATCGATCGATAGAATGAGCCGTAGCTGCGCTCCTCGACGTGCCAGTTCTTTTCGTCTTTCGTGCTCTCTGCCTTTTTCTCGCCGGAGATAACCAGCTGGTTGCCGTCCAGGCTGACCTTGATGTCCTTGTCGTCCACGCCGGGAAGTTCGGCCGTCACTTCGAAGGCATCCTTGGTTTCCGCCACATTGATTGCCGGCGCCCCCGCCCCAATGCTGGAAGAAGGCGAACCCTGATCGAAAGCGCGAAGCGCGTTTTCCATGTCACGCCGCATGGCCCTGAACGGGTCGAAGGCAAGCTCCTGGCTGGTAGTCCACAATCTCGGAAGGGTCATCTGGTTTCTCCACAGGTTGAAGAAATATCAGAAGACAGCGTGCTCTTCGCGGCCGCGGCGGCGTTGACATAGCGCAAAACGGCCGCGGTATTTCGAAGCGGAGGGGGCCATGATCATCATGAGGATGAAAGAGAACGCGTCAACAAAGTTGACCTAATGACACCCAATGAGCCTGCATCGCTGCGCTGAACGCCGGTAGGCTCAGCGCATGCGCCATGATGAGCAGATGCGGCAGAGGCAATCTCAAGCCACCCGTATGGAATTAGCGGAATTCTTAACCCGTGACCTGCTCACCGGCCACCCGCTTGGTCAGAGTTTGCCGAGCAAAAGCAGGATCAGCAGAATGACAATCACCAGTAGAACGGACCGCCACCGATCCCGCTAAAGCCGCCCAGCAGCGCGATGATCAGAATGATCAGAATGATGGTCCCGATTGACATTTCGATATCTCCCTTTGCGGTCTGTCGCGACGTCATTGTCTCGAACATTGCTCGGTCAGCAGCAGATCCCGAGCAAGTTCCCAACAGGGAACCCATCCTGTTACGAAGATCGCGAAGCCTGGTTGACCCAAATCAAAAATGTGGCCGTACGAAAAGTGGCCTCCCGTTATGGTCGGATAGTCTGCAGCCAGTCGTCGAGCTGCTGCAGCCAGCGCCGAGGCGGAGGTGGGGCAGGGGGCGGCTTGAGCTTGAGGCGGTCACCGTCACGTCCATGAACAAGCTGAAGCGTTCGGGTGTGATAGACGGCCAGATCCGGACGGTGACCAATGCTCAATACCGTGGCCTGCTTCAGTTCATCATCGAACAAAGCCATGAGGCGGCGCTGGCTGTCTTCGTCGAGCGCGGCCGTCGCTTCGTCCAGAAAGACCCATGCCGGCTTGTGCAGGAGAAGGCGCGCAAAAGCGAGGCGCTCCTGTTCGCCCAGCGAAAGCTCCTTGTCCCAGCGCTCGGTCTTGTCGAGCTTGGGAACGAGATCGCCGAGATCACACCGCACCAAGGCCTGTCGCACATCCGCATCAAGGAAGGCGTTGGGCGGGCTCGGATAACTCAGGGCGTTGCGTAACGTCCCCAGCGGCAGGTAAGGGCGCTGCGGCAGGAACGCCATGGCCCCGGGCGCAGGCGTGAGGATGATCCCGGATCCCCACGGCCAGAGGCCCGCCACGGCGCGAAACAGTGTCGATTTTCCTCTTCCGGTGTCACCGACAATCAGCACGCGCTCGCCTGGGGTGATGCTGACCGTCGCGTCATCGATGATGATATGTCCGTCCGGCAAGAGGATGCGCACGCCTTCGAAAGCGAGATGTCCCTCCGGGTGCAGAGCGCGCTTGATTTCCTCCGCGCCGTGTTCGATCGCTGGGAGACTGTCGAG contains these protein-coding regions:
- a CDS encoding Hsp20/alpha crystallin family protein, whose amino-acid sequence is MTLPRLWTTSQELAFDPFRAMRRDMENALRAFDQGSPSSSIGAGAPAINVAETKDAFEVTAELPGVDDKDIKVSLDGNQLVISGEKKAESTKDEKNWHVEERSYGSFYRSMSLPFEPEEGAVEAHFDKGVLHLAIKKPAKAVKTTKTIDIKTGTPPSASPGPNKAPAPGKAA